The Acetobacter sp. DNA window TAAAATCGGACGAAATATCGTTTTTCCAGGCCCAGTATAATACGGTCAATTCACAGAAATTCTTGTTCAGATCGGAAATATTGTCACCAACATCGTCGCCCTGATAAGAGGTTGTCGTTTTTGCAATCGCTTTTCCTCCTTGAATGGGAACGTAGTTTTTATCAAATGGCGGTTTGAATTCTTTATGTGTTGCAATATATATTTTAATATTCACTCTTTAACCCTTCTAAGTCCTTAACTTCGAATCTGCAATGACATGACTATGCATAAGAAATATGGATGAATAAATCATAACCGCAGAGCGTATGAATATATGGACAGCCGACCGGATTTGAGTGGGTCTGCTCCCTGAAAATCACAGGTCTGTCTTATTAGTCCGTGATTGTATCAAATCCGGCTTCTGGTGGCAGGCGACGAGGCTTGCGGTTTTCATCCAGCGCAACAAAAGTGAATTTGCCCTGCGTCACTCTGCGACGTTCGTTGGTGTTGCGGGCTCTGCGCCAAGTCTCGACATGGACGATAATTGAGGTCGAGCCTGTCTGGGTGATCTTGGTGTAGATGCTGACCTCATCGCCGACGGCGACCGGTTCATGAAAAATGAAGCTGTCGATCGCCACGGTGACGCAACGGCCTTTGGCACGAAAAGCCGCAGCGGTTCCAGCGGCGAGGTCCATCTGGGAGACAAGCCAGCCTCCAAAAACGTCTCCGGCGGGATTGGTGTCGGTCGGCATGGCTACAACACGGATCGTCGGGATCACTTCGGGAGGGTAGGGAGAACTTGTCGGCACAAGAATGATCCTTCGTCGTGTCAGAGTAGTAATGCGGCGCCCCGATAGCCGGGAGAGCGACTTTACTGCTGTGAG harbors:
- a CDS encoding acyl-CoA thioesterase, with the protein product MPTDTNPAGDVFGGWLVSQMDLAAGTAAAFRAKGRCVTVAIDSFIFHEPVAVGDEVSIYTKITQTGSTSIIVHVETWRRARNTNERRRVTQGKFTFVALDENRKPRRLPPEAGFDTITD